One Enterobacter asburiae genomic window, CCAATGAGCCTGTCCATGAACGTCTATGCTAAATACCAGTGGCAGAACTATGGTGCCGAAAACCAGAATGAGTGGGATGGCTATCGTTTCAAAGTGAAATACTTTGTGCCAATCACTCAGCTGTGGGGCGGTAACCTGAGCTACATCGGCTTCACCAACTTCGACTGGGGTTCAGATCTGGGCGATAAGAGCGGTTACGCTGAAAACGGCATCAAGCAGCGCACCAACAATTCCATCGCTTCCAGCCACATTCTGGCGTTGAACTACGATCACTGGCACTACTCTGTCGTGGCACGTTACTGGCACAACGGCGGCCAGTGGAACGACGACGCGAAACTGGTGTGGATGAACGAAAACGTCCGCTCTACTGGCTGGGGTGGTTACCTGGTTGTGGGTTATAACTTCTAACCTTGTGGTTGATGCCGGGTGGCGGCTACGCCTTACCCGGCCTACAAAACCTGTAGGCCCGTGCAAGCGCAGCGAGGCCGGGCAAAAAAGTCAGCTCAAGAGCTGGCTTTTTACTGCTTAACCTTCCGCAAAAAATCTGCCAGAGACCTGTCCGCACTCTCGCTAAACCGCCTCTCCGTCTGCACAATATTGAGGCACCGGTCGAGCCGGAAACAGCGATAGTCATCACGCCGTTCGCACCACGCCGCCAGCAGCCAGCGCTCCCCCCAAAAGAACAGCCCCAGCGGCTGAACCTCACGCTTTGAGAGTTGCCCGGCTTCATCACGGTAATGCAGCGCCAGTACTCGCTGGGCGGAAATCGCCTGATGGATCCTGTCAAAATCGCTGCGGGAGTGGCTTTGCATGCAAAAATCCGGGGCGTAGATCCGCGTCTGCTCCGCCTTTCGACGACTCTCCTCGGGCAGGATAGCCAGCACCTTCTCCTGAGCCGACTCCAGCTCGCGCGATAGCGATTCCCCTCCCCAGGTTTTGAGCAGGCGAATCGCGACGATCAGCGCCTCTGACTCCTTATTTGTCAGCATCAGCGGCGGCAGGTCAAAACCCGACATTAGCCGATATCCGCTCCCCGCCTCACCTTCCACCGGCACGCCGGAAAGCGACAGGTCGCGGATATCGCGGTAGACCGTGCGCTCGGACACGCCAAGCCGGTCCGCCAGATGCGCTGCCGTTGTCAGACGCCTGCCCCGCAGGATCTGCACAATCTGAAACAAACGGTCAGCGCGTCGGGTCATATCTTATTCCGCTCTCAGGCAGGTTGATGGAGGCCGACGCGGTTACCCTCGCTGTCGGTAAACAATGCGATCGTGCCAATGCCATGCGGCAGTTCCAGCGGGCCAAACACGCACTCGCCGCCCGCAGAGGCGATGCGATCGAGCGTGGCCGCCAGATTGTCAGTATGCAGGTAAATAATAGCGCCCTGCAAAGACGGTGTAACGCCGTCAAATTTTGCCAGCGCCCCGCCGGTATACGGATCCTCATGCGGGAAAACGGCCAGCTCCGCGCAGTCCATTTTCTCGCGACGCAGCGCGAGCTGCATCACTGGCTCATAAAATTTGATAGCGCGATCCATATCCGCGACCGGAATTTCAAACCAGTTAATGACGCTTTTCATACATCCTCCTGACTGTTGTTTGGGTTCAGAAGGAGTCTACGACAGGGCTCCTGACAGCATACTGTCAGGAGTGTTTGTCAGGAGCAGATAAAAAAAATCCCGGTCAACCGACCGGGATTTCGATAACGCGCTAAACGTCGCCTTACGGCAGAATGGACGGCTGATCCGCCCCTTCTTTCTCGACTTTCTGCTGGAGCAGGTGCTCGCGCTTCATGCCGAGTTTCAGTGCCAGTGCGGACGCGACGTAGATAGAAGACGCCGTACCGATGGTGACACCAATCAGCATGGTCAGCGAGAAGCCTTCCAGTACCGGGCCACCGAAGAGATAGAGCATCAGGATAACCATTAAGGTCGTTCCGGATGTGATCAATGTACGGTGCAGCGTCTGGGTCAACGACACGTTAAAGATTTCATACGGCGTACCGCGACGGATCTTACGGAAGTTTTCACGAATACGGTCAGATACCACGATACTGTCGTTCAGTGAGTAACCGATAACGGACATCAGGGATGCCACAATCGTCAGGTCAATCTCAATGTGGAACAGCGACAGTACGCCCATGGTGATCACCACGTCGTGCGCAAGAGCGATAACCACACCTGCCGCCAGGCGCCACTCGAAGCGGAAGCCAACGTAGATCAGGATGGAGATCAGCGCCACCATCAGCGCCATCGCACCGGTTTGCGCCAGATCCGCGCCCACACTCGGGCCGACGAACTCAATACGCTTCACCGCCGCATTCTGGCTGGTCGATTCGTTGATGACGTTCAGAACCTTGCTACCCAGCTCCTGGCTGCCGTTGGCATCGTGTACCGGAGGCATACGCACCATGATGTCGCGGCTGCTGCCGAAGTTTTGCAGCAGCGGCTCTTCAAAGCCCGCTTTCTGCAGCGATTCGCGCATCTGGTCCATATCGATCGGTTTTTCCAGGGAGATTTCAATTACCGTACCACCGGTAAAATCGAGACCCCAGTTAAAGCCTTTCACGCCCATAATGACGATGGACAGAATCAGCAGAAAACCTGAAATGCCGAAGGCCCAGTAGTCCCAGCGCATAAAGTCCCAGACTTTACGGCCGTGGTTTAATTGTTCAACAGTATATTCCTGTGCCACAACGCACTCCTCAGATAGACAGCTTTTTGACGCGCTTGCCGCCGTACAGCAGGTTCACGATGGCACGGGTGCCGACAATAGCGGTAAACATCGACGTTGCAACACCGATACCGGTTGTAATCGCAAAGCCTTTGATCGCGCCAGTACCCACTGCATACAGGATAAGAACCTTAATCAGTGTTGTTACGTTCGCATCGAAGATGGAGCTGAACGCTCCTTTGTAGCCTTCTTCAATCGCCTGTTGCACAGAGCGACCGTTGCTCAACTCTTCTTTGATACGTTCGTTTATCAGTACGTTGGCGTCGACCGCCACCGCAAGAGTCAGAACGATACCCGCAATACCCGGCATGGTCAGCGTCGCGCCCGGCAGCAGGGACATGATGCCGATGATCAGCACCAGGTTAGCCAGCAGAGCGGACGTCGCAATCAGACCAAACTTCTTATAGAAGAAGATCATGAAGAGGATGGAGACAACCAGACCGGCCAGACACGCTTCCAGACCCTGCTGGATGTTTTGCATACCCAGAGTAGGACCAATGGTACGTTCTTCAACAATCTGAATTGGCGCAATCAGCGCACCGGCACGCAGCAGCAGAGAGAGCTGACGCGCTTCGTTCGGGTTGTTAATACCGGTAATACGGAAGCTGTTACCCAGACGAGACTGGATATTGGCGATGTTAATCACCTCTTCCTCTTTCACCAGTACCGCACGACCGTTTGCATCTTTCTTACCGCTGTCTTTGTACTCCACGAACAGGGTCGCCATCGGTTTGCCGATGTTGTCCTTGGTGAAGTTAGACATAATGTTACCACCCGCGCTATCGAGCGAGATGTTAACCTGCGGCTGGTTGTATTCGTCCTGGCTGGAAGTGGAGTCGGTGATATGGTCACCGGTCAGGATCACACGTTTGTACAGCACAACCGGCTGACCTTCGCGGGTCTGTTTCACTTCGGAGTCACCCGGAATACGGCCTGCGGCAGCAGCGGACTGATCGACATTAGAGTTAACCAGACGGAATTCCAGAGTCGCGGTTGCACCCAGAATCTCTTTCGCACGTGCGGTATCCTGGATACCCGGCAGTTCTACCACGATACGGTCAGCACCCTGACGCTGTACCAGCGGCTCAGCCACGCCCAGCTGGTTTACACGGTTACGCAGAATGTTGATGTTCTGCTGAACGGCGTATTCACGCGCTTCGCTCAGACGTGCATCCGTCATTACCGCACGCAGCTGGTTGCTGCCCTGAGAGGTAATCACCAGATCGCGGTGACGCTGAGACAGGTAAGTTACAGCCTGGTCGCGTGCCGCGCTGTCGCGGAACGTGATGCTCAAGCCGTAGTTATCTTCTTTACGCACGGTGGTATAGGCGATGCCTTTCTCACGCAGATCGCTGCGCAGGCTGTCGATATTCTGTTCCTGCAGCTTGCCGAGCGCGGTATCCATATCCACTTCCATCAGGAAGTGAACGCCGCCACGCAGGTCAAGACCCAGTTTCATTGGCTCTGCATTCAGAGCAGCCAGCCAACGCGGAGTTGCAGGAGCAAGGTTAAGCGCCACGACGTATTTATCACCCAGCACGCCCATCAGCGCTTCGCGAGCGCGGAGCTGCGTGTCGGTGGTGTCGAAGCGAGCAAGAATAGCGCCCTCTTCCAGTGCCACAGACTTAGCGGTAATTTTTTCTTCTTGTAACGTTTTCTGGACCTGGATCAGCGTTTGCTCACTGGCGGCGACACCGCGCGCGCCAGTGATTTGAACGGCCGGATCCTCACCATACAGGTTGGGAAGCGCGTACAGCAGGCCGACGATAATCACGACGACCAGCATGATGTACTTCCACAAAGGATAACGGTTTAACACGGCAGTTCCCTTTGGGAAAAGTTGGGATTACAGCGCCTTCATGGTGCCTTTCGGCAGAACGGCAGCTACGAAGTCACGTTTGATAACCACTTCAGTGGTGTCATTCAGGGCGATAGCAATGTAGCCGTTTTCAGCCACTTTGGTTACGCGACCCACCAGACCACCGTTAGTCAGCACTTCATCGCCTTTCGCGATGGAGTTCATCAGGTTTTTGTGCTCTTTGGTGCGCTTCTGCTGTGGACGCAGAATCATGAAGTAGAAGATCAGACCGAACACAACCAGCATCAGAATCAGAGACATCGGGCTGCCCTGCGCTGGAGCACCTGTTGCCGCTACCGCATCAGAAATAAAAAAGCTCATTCAAATTCCCTCATTATTAAAATTAATCAACGTTCAAAGGTGGGACATCCCGGCCCTGACGTTGGTAGAAATCGGTCACGAAGCTCTCTAATTTACCCTCTTCGATAGCCTTACGTAAACCAGCCATTAAGCGCTGATAATAACGAAGATTATGAATGGTATTGAGACGCGCGCCCAAAATCTCGTTGCAACGATCGAGATGATGCAGATACGCGCGAGAATAATTGCGACAGGTATAGCAATCGCACTCGGAATCGAGCGGGCTGGTGTCACTCTTATGCTTCGCGTTACGGATTTTCACCACGCCATCGGTAACGAACAAATGGCCGTTACGCGCGTTGCGGGTTGGCATGACGCAGTCGAACATATCAATGCCGCGGCGTACGCCTTCAACCAGATCTTCTGGTTTACCCACGCCCATCAGGTATCGTGGTTTATCCGCAGGGATTTGCGGGCAAACATGCTCCAGAATGCGGTGCATGTCTTCCTTCGGCTCACCCACAGCCAAACCGCCGACAGCGTAGCCATCAAAACCTATCTCTACCAGACCTTTAACAGAGATATCGCGTAAATCTTCGTAAACGCTGCCCTGGATAATGCCGAACAGCGCATTTTTGTTCTGCAGGGAGTCAAAACGGTCACGGCTACGCTTCGCCCAGCGCAGGGACATCTCCATAGAGCGTTTTGCGTAGTCCCAGTCCGCCGGGTACGGCGTACATTCGTCGAAGATCATCACGATGTCAGAGCCGAGGTCGTACTGGATCTCCATCGATTTTTCGGGATCGAGGAAAATCGGATCGCCGTTGATCGGGTTACGGAAGTGTACGCCCTGCTCGGTGATCTTGCGGATATCGCCCAGGCTGAAGACCTGGAAGCCGCCGGAGTCGGTCAGGATGGGGCCTTTCCACTGCATGAAATCGTGCAGGTCACCGTGGAGCTTCATGATCTCCTGACCCGGACGCAGCCACAGGTGGAAGGTGTTGCCGAGGATAATCTGTGCGCCAGTGGCTTCGACTTCTTCCGGCGTCATCCCTTTTACGGTGCCGTACGTGCCCACAGGCATAAACGCGGGGGTTTCCACCACGCCGCGATCAAACACCAGGCGACCGCGACGCGCGCGACCGTCGGTGGTATCGAGTTCAAATTTCATTTTTTCTCCGACGTCAGAAAAACAGTCCAACGTTGTAAAACGGTGCCGCGGACTTATTCCCCGACACGCTCATTCAAAGCCAGCGGATTGTACGTGATAAACATCGCGTCCCCGTAGCTAAAAAAGCGATATTTTTGTTCTACCGCAGACTTGTAGGCGTTCATCGTATGCTGATAACCGGCAAACGCGGAAACCAGCATAATCAGCGTTGATTCAGGCAGATGGAAGTTGGTCACCAGCGCGTCAATCACTTTGTACTGATAGCCCGGGTAGATAAAGATCTGCGTATCGCCAAAGAACGGCTCGATAAGATCGTTTTTCGCCGCCTGCGCGGCGCTCTCGAGTGAGCGCACGGACGTCGTACCGACCGCCACGACGCGGCTACCGCGCGCTTTCGCCGCCAGTACCGCGTCCACCACATCCTGAGGCACTTCAGCATACTCAGAGTGCATGATGTGATCTTCAATGCTGTCCACGCGCACCGGCTGGAAGGTCCCCGCGCCGACGTGCAGCGTCACGAACGCCATCTCCACGCCCTTCGCACGCAGTTTTTCCAGCAGCGGCTCATCAAAATGCAGGCCCGCGGTCGGCGCAGCGACGGCGCCAGGCTTCTGGCTGTAGACGGTCTGATACAGCTCGCGGTCGGCCTCTTCGTCCGGACGCTCAATATACGGGGGCAGCGGCATGTGGCCGATGGCGTTCAGGATATCGAGCACCGTGCGCTCGTCGTCGAACGCCACCTCAAACAGCGCGTCGTGGCGCGCGGTCATGGTCGCTTTGATGCTCTCGTCATCGCCCAGCAGCAGTTCAGCGCCCGGCTTCGGCGCCTTAGAAGCGCGAATATGTGCCAGAATACGTTTATCATCGAGCATACGTTCGACCAGCACTTCAATCTTGCCGCCGCTGGCTTTACGACCGAACAGGCGCGCCGGGATCACGCGGGTATTGTTAAAGACCAGCAGATCGCCAGGGTTGAGCTTGTCGAGCAAATCGGTGAAAGTACCGTGCGTCAGCTCGCCCGTTGGCCCATCCAGTGACAGTAAGCGACAGCTGCTGCGCTCAGGCATGGGATAGTGAGCAATCAGGGATTCAGGTAGTTCAAAGGAGAAATCGGCGACGCGCATGACGTATACTCGTGACTTAAAAACAGGCGGCATAGTCTAGTGCTCACACCCTTTTGCTGCAACAACTAGCCGCCCCGGACAAATAAAACGCATGAATTTTCTCGCTCACCTGCATCTCGCTCACCTCGCTGACAGCTCCCTGTCCGGCAATTTGCTGGCCGATTTCGTACGCGGCAACCCCGCTGAGGACTATTCCCCTGAGGTTGTCGACGGCATTTTCATGCACCGCCGCATCGACGTGCTGACGGATAAGCTGCCGGAAGTGACGGAAGCCAAAGCGTGGTTTCGCCCTGAAACGCGCCGCGTTGCGCCGATCACGCTCGACGTGATGTGGGACCACTTTCTGTCGCGCCACTGGGAACAGCTGTCGCCGGAGATGCCCTTGCCGGATTTTGTGCGCTATGCCCGCCAGCAGGTGTCGATCATTCTGCCCGACTCGCCGCCGCGCTTTGTGAACCTGAATAACTATCTGTGGTCAGAACGCTGGCTGGAGCGCTATCGCGAGATGGACTTCATCCAGAACGTGTTGAACGGGATGGCAAGCCGTCGCCCGCGGCTGGATGCGCTGCGCGACTCCTGGTATGACCTGGATGAACATTACGACGCGCTGGAGGCCCGATTCTGGCAATTCTATCCACGCATGATGGCGCAGGCGAAAAACAAACAGCTGTAACAGAATTCGCATTGATAGGTAAAAGCTGGCGGAACGATTGTCACCACCTCTTTGTCTTATCCCTGAACACTCTCTATACTGGCTCGCGTTGCGTTCCAAATAACCTTAGTATCTACAGGAGAATCATATGGTTCTGGTAACTCGTCCGGCTCCGGATTTTACAGCTGCAGCAGTTCTGGGCAACGGTGAAATCGTTGAAAACTTCAACTTCAAACAGCACACCAACGGTAAAGCGACCGTTCTGTTCTTCTGGCCAATGGACTTCACTTTCGTTTGCCCGTCTGAGCTGATCGCATTCGACAAACGTTATGAAGAATTCCAGAAGCGTGGCGTAGAAGTTGTTGGCGTCTCCTTCGACTCTGAATTTGTACACAACGCATGGCGTAACACCCCTGTCGACAAAGGCGGCATCGGTGCGGTGAAATACGCAATGGTTGCGGACATCAAACGCGAAATCCAGCAGGCTTACGGTATCGAACATCCGGACGCTGGCGTTGCGCTGCGTGGTTCCTTCCTGATCGACGCAAACGGCATCGTTCGTCACCAGGTTGTGAACGATCTGCCGCTGGGTCGTAACATCGACGAAATGCTGCGCATGGTCGACGCGCTGCAGTTCCACGAAGAGCACGGCGAAGTGTGCCCGGCTCAGTGGGAAAAAGGTAAAGAAGGCATGAACGCGTCTCCAGACGGCGTGGCGAAATACCTGTCTGAGAACGTATCCAGCCTGTAATCGGCACGGTTTACGAAAAAGGCCCGCTTATGCGGGCCTTTTTTTATGCCTTACGCTGCGTCTCTCGCCAGATGCGCCAGGCCATGCCCGCCAGCAGAATCACGCCCGCAATCAGCACGCCCCATACCAGCAGCGTGTTCATCCTGCTCTCCCGCTCGGCCGCAGAGGTAGCGGTCAGACGCCCCTCGCCGCCTAATGCGACATTATCCAGAATGTCGGCCTGAGGCAGGTTTGCCACATCATAGGTCTTGCGCAGGTCGGCCGGGATCAGCATGCCTGGCTCCACGCTGGCAGGCTTTGCGGCGCCGTTGCCCCAGGCGAGCACGTACGGCGCTTTCCCCTGCGCGTTGAACACCAGATCGTAGCGGTCGCGATGTCCCGTGACGCTCGGCAGGTATTCTGGCAGACGCGCATTCAGCGTCGTGATTTTCACTGCCTGCACCAGGCCGCCGTTAAGCGAAACCGGTGGCGACGTTTTACCCTCAAGACGGTAAAGAACCTCTTTCTTCAGGGGATGCCATGCGTCTTTTTCCGTACTCCGCCACGCTATCTCCACGGGGAGGACGCCATCGCCATTCAGTGAGAGGCTGACAGCACTCAGCGGCTGCGGGCGCGCCCAGTGCCACTGCGCTTCGCTTGCCGATAGCTGCTCCCCTTCCCCCTCAAGATCGACCGCTTCCGGGGCCGCCTGGGCAGGTGCGCTGATGGCGTTTACGCCGGTCAAGGTTATCCCCTGGCTCTGCGCGTTCAGCACCACCATGAGATAACGATTCGCATCGGGAGATAAAACCGTATCGGTATCGATCCGATCGAGCTTAAGACGATCCTGGCCGCTGACGACATCCAGCAAGGGCATATCCTCACGCAGGGTATACCAGCGCTTAAGATCCTCACTGTAATAGACCGACGCCGTTCCCTGCCACGGCGTCTGAGGGGAATTCCAGAGCAGCTGCAGCTGGGATATGGCCATCTCCCCCGTCGCCTGCTCCGGCAGGGTCAGCAGATAATGTTGCCCGGCTGCGGCGGCTTTTTGCCCCTCCAGCACAATCTCAACGCCGTTTCGGGAACGAAGCAGGATCTTATCGCTATCACCGGATCCTTGCGAAGCCGCAAGCGGCGAGGCGTCCAGCGGGAAGAGGCGCAGCGCGGTGGATTGCGCTGGCACCTGCGGGCGCGTCGCGCTGACCAGGCTGAAGGGAACCGGCTCGCCCGACTGGTTAAAGACGCGGACATCATGCAGATCCGGCGACGTGCTTTGCTCATAGACGGCGAGCGGCAGCATCACCCGATACCACTGGGAAGGAACAGACGTATCGAGGGAAAGACCAAAAGCATAGTCCCGGGGCGATTCCGTTTGTCCCTCTTCGCAAAACGCCGGGCCGGAAAGCGCCAGCAGCGCGGTACAGGCTACCGCTTTCATCCATTTCATTTTTCATCTCCTGTTTTGGGCGGTAGCGGTGAGAAATACCCCACGATCAGAACCAGTATCGCCACGCCGATAAACGCCACTGCGCGGGACAAACCGCCTCCACCCGCGCTGTCCACCAGCATCAGTTTAACCATCACCACGCCCAGCAGCGCGGCACCGCAGAGCCACTCCTGCCGCGAAGCCCGACGGGTGGCATGGATCATGACCACCAGCGCGCTCAGCATCCAGAACAGGGCAAAGCTGGTCTGGATAAGCCGCGAATCCCACAGCGATGCCATATTCCAGGCCACGTCGCCGTACCAGGCCAGGGCGCGCATCAGCGCACCGTTCAGCCACCAGAAGCCAAACGCCATAATCGCGACGGCAGGCCACGGTCGGGCCTGCGAGAGCCACGCCGGGTAGTAGCGATCCACAGCCCGATAAAAGACGACCAGCCCCAGCAGCGCGAACGCCGCGCCTTCCTCAAGCGGGTTTACCAGCGGCAGCCAGGTCTGACGATAGACCACGCCGTCCTGGAAATTGGTCACCACCAGCAATACCAGCAGCGCCACGACCACGGGGATCGGTGCCAGGCAGGCGTAGAGCGCAGGCCACTCCCGGAACGGCCACCCGCGACGCCGTACGGCCGCAGAGAGCCCCATAATTACCCCGCCGCCTGCTGCCATCGCTAAACCGCTGCCCCAGGCCGCCATGCCCCACGGCAACGACCGGGCAAACCAGTAAAGCTCAGCGGCCAGCGCCAGCAAAATCATCCAGAACAGCGACAAATGCAGCCCCATCGCGATGCGCGGCAGGAGTCTTTCACCGTCGCGCCGAAGCAGCATCAGCGCGCCAGGAAGCGCAACGCACCAGGCCAGATTTGACCACCCGGCGGCAACGATCTGCTGGTGCCAGAGCTGATACCCCACCATCAGCAGCATAATCGGCCACAGCAGCCATTTGCTGGCATCCAGCTCCCGCCACGCCAGACGAGCAGCCACCTGCCGCCAGCCCCAGACCGATGCCGCCGTCAGCGCCAGCACGCCCGCCAGAATCGGTAATTCCTGCGTCAGCACCAGCCGCGATGCGCCCAATAGCGCCACGAGCCAGAACAGCAGACCACCGGCCAGCAGCGCCCGGCTGACCAGCAGGAAGAGAGTCCGCCACAGCCAGGCCGCAGCCAGCCAGCAAAGGCTGAGGATGGTGAAGATCAGCAGCAGGCTCAACGACGTAACGCCGTTTGTCTGCGCCCACAGCGCGCTGCCGAGCGCCAGCACCAGCAGCGCCGTCCCGCTATAGCTCATGCGACGCTGGTTCTGCTGCACGCCCAGCCAGAGGATACCCAGCCCTTCCAGCGCCCAGGCCATCGCCGTCCAGCGCGCCGACAGCGCCAGCGGAATGGAGAGCGTCGCGAACCCGCCGCCGATGGCCAGCGCCGCCAGGACCAGCGGTCGTCCGATGGAGGGATAGCGCCGCAGCGCAAGGAACGCGAGGGTAAGATAAAATGCGCCGTATCCCAGCGCGCTCAGGGCCGGGCCATATTCCCAGTGCCGGGTCATGCCGTACTGCATCCCGAAACCGATCAGCGGCGGGGCAAACAGCAGCACGCCGTCGATAATCTGCTTCCCTTTCTCCTGCGCCCGCAGCGACAGCGCCACGCTCAGCACGCCGAATATCAGCGTATTGGCAATCAGGAACAGCTGGCAGACCCAATAGTCTTCAGGCTGGTAGTCATTCAGCCCCCACAGGCCGCCCACGCCGAACGTAAACAGCAGCCCGAGCAGGTTCAGCTCGCGCCAGTGCTGCCAGATGCTGATAGCGAGAATGCCGATGGAAAGCAGGAGATAGAAAGAGAACAGCGCCACAAAGCTGCCGCCCCCGGTAGATAAGAGCAGCGGCGCAAGATACCCGCCGAGGCTTGCCAGCATGGCGAGGCTCAGCGCCTTCTGCAGCACCGCCAGCCCGACGCTTGCCGCGCATATCACCACCAGAAGCGCAAAAGCCAGCGTCATCGGCAGCATTTGCCAGAGCCGGAATGCGCCAAACACCGTCAGGTAGAGCACGCCGGTCGCCCCGCCCTGGAGGATTAGCGCATAGACACGCTGCCTGTGCCGCAGCCGCCACCCGACCGCCAGCAGAACGATGGCAAACAGCGCCGTTGCCACGAGGCGCAACTCAAGCGGGAACAGGGAATGTTCCACGGTATAACGCAGCA contains:
- the secF gene encoding protein translocase subunit SecF; the protein is MAQEYTVEQLNHGRKVWDFMRWDYWAFGISGFLLILSIVIMGVKGFNWGLDFTGGTVIEISLEKPIDMDQMRESLQKAGFEEPLLQNFGSSRDIMVRMPPVHDANGSQELGSKVLNVINESTSQNAAVKRIEFVGPSVGADLAQTGAMALMVALISILIYVGFRFEWRLAAGVVIALAHDVVITMGVLSLFHIEIDLTIVASLMSVIGYSLNDSIVVSDRIRENFRKIRRGTPYEIFNVSLTQTLHRTLITSGTTLMVILMLYLFGGPVLEGFSLTMLIGVTIGTASSIYVASALALKLGMKREHLLQQKVEKEGADQPSILP
- a CDS encoding helix-turn-helix transcriptional regulator yields the protein MTRRADRLFQIVQILRGRRLTTAAHLADRLGVSERTVYRDIRDLSLSGVPVEGEAGSGYRLMSGFDLPPLMLTNKESEALIVAIRLLKTWGGESLSRELESAQEKVLAILPEESRRKAEQTRIYAPDFCMQSHSRSDFDRIHQAISAQRVLALHYRDEAGQLSKREVQPLGLFFWGERWLLAAWCERRDDYRCFRLDRCLNIVQTERRFSESADRSLADFLRKVKQ
- the yajC gene encoding preprotein translocase subunit YajC, encoding MSFFISDAVAATGAPAQGSPMSLILMLVVFGLIFYFMILRPQQKRTKEHKNLMNSIAKGDEVLTNGGLVGRVTKVAENGYIAIALNDTTEVVIKRDFVAAVLPKGTMKAL
- the tgt gene encoding tRNA guanosine(34) transglycosylase Tgt, which codes for MKFELDTTDGRARRGRLVFDRGVVETPAFMPVGTYGTVKGMTPEEVEATGAQIILGNTFHLWLRPGQEIMKLHGDLHDFMQWKGPILTDSGGFQVFSLGDIRKITEQGVHFRNPINGDPIFLDPEKSMEIQYDLGSDIVMIFDECTPYPADWDYAKRSMEMSLRWAKRSRDRFDSLQNKNALFGIIQGSVYEDLRDISVKGLVEIGFDGYAVGGLAVGEPKEDMHRILEHVCPQIPADKPRYLMGVGKPEDLVEGVRRGIDMFDCVMPTRNARNGHLFVTDGVVKIRNAKHKSDTSPLDSECDCYTCRNYSRAYLHHLDRCNEILGARLNTIHNLRYYQRLMAGLRKAIEEGKLESFVTDFYQRQGRDVPPLNVD
- the secD gene encoding protein translocase subunit SecD, whose product is MLNRYPLWKYIMLVVVIIVGLLYALPNLYGEDPAVQITGARGVAASEQTLIQVQKTLQEEKITAKSVALEEGAILARFDTTDTQLRAREALMGVLGDKYVVALNLAPATPRWLAALNAEPMKLGLDLRGGVHFLMEVDMDTALGKLQEQNIDSLRSDLREKGIAYTTVRKEDNYGLSITFRDSAARDQAVTYLSQRHRDLVITSQGSNQLRAVMTDARLSEAREYAVQQNINILRNRVNQLGVAEPLVQRQGADRIVVELPGIQDTARAKEILGATATLEFRLVNSNVDQSAAAAGRIPGDSEVKQTREGQPVVLYKRVILTGDHITDSTSSQDEYNQPQVNISLDSAGGNIMSNFTKDNIGKPMATLFVEYKDSGKKDANGRAVLVKEEEVINIANIQSRLGNSFRITGINNPNEARQLSLLLRAGALIAPIQIVEERTIGPTLGMQNIQQGLEACLAGLVVSILFMIFFYKKFGLIATSALLANLVLIIGIMSLLPGATLTMPGIAGIVLTLAVAVDANVLINERIKEELSNGRSVQQAIEEGYKGAFSSIFDANVTTLIKVLILYAVGTGAIKGFAITTGIGVATSMFTAIVGTRAIVNLLYGGKRVKKLSI
- a CDS encoding peroxiredoxin — encoded protein: MVLVTRPAPDFTAAAVLGNGEIVENFNFKQHTNGKATVLFFWPMDFTFVCPSELIAFDKRYEEFQKRGVEVVGVSFDSEFVHNAWRNTPVDKGGIGAVKYAMVADIKREIQQAYGIEHPDAGVALRGSFLIDANGIVRHQVVNDLPLGRNIDEMLRMVDALQFHEEHGEVCPAQWEKGKEGMNASPDGVAKYLSENVSSL
- a CDS encoding VOC family protein, which codes for MKSVINWFEIPVADMDRAIKFYEPVMQLALRREKMDCAELAVFPHEDPYTGGALAKFDGVTPSLQGAIIYLHTDNLAATLDRIASAGGECVFGPLELPHGIGTIALFTDSEGNRVGLHQPA
- a CDS encoding DUF3999 domain-containing protein, with protein sequence MKWMKAVACTALLALSGPAFCEEGQTESPRDYAFGLSLDTSVPSQWYRVMLPLAVYEQSTSPDLHDVRVFNQSGEPVPFSLVSATRPQVPAQSTALRLFPLDASPLAASQGSGDSDKILLRSRNGVEIVLEGQKAAAAGQHYLLTLPEQATGEMAISQLQLLWNSPQTPWQGTASVYYSEDLKRWYTLREDMPLLDVVSGQDRLKLDRIDTDTVLSPDANRYLMVVLNAQSQGITLTGVNAISAPAQAAPEAVDLEGEGEQLSASEAQWHWARPQPLSAVSLSLNGDGVLPVEIAWRSTEKDAWHPLKKEVLYRLEGKTSPPVSLNGGLVQAVKITTLNARLPEYLPSVTGHRDRYDLVFNAQGKAPYVLAWGNGAAKPASVEPGMLIPADLRKTYDVANLPQADILDNVALGGEGRLTATSAAERESRMNTLLVWGVLIAGVILLAGMAWRIWRETQRKA
- the acpH gene encoding ACP phosphodiesterase, producing MNFLAHLHLAHLADSSLSGNLLADFVRGNPAEDYSPEVVDGIFMHRRIDVLTDKLPEVTEAKAWFRPETRRVAPITLDVMWDHFLSRHWEQLSPEMPLPDFVRYARQQVSIILPDSPPRFVNLNNYLWSERWLERYREMDFIQNVLNGMASRRPRLDALRDSWYDLDEHYDALEARFWQFYPRMMAQAKNKQL
- the queA gene encoding tRNA preQ1(34) S-adenosylmethionine ribosyltransferase-isomerase QueA, whose product is MRVADFSFELPESLIAHYPMPERSSCRLLSLDGPTGELTHGTFTDLLDKLNPGDLLVFNNTRVIPARLFGRKASGGKIEVLVERMLDDKRILAHIRASKAPKPGAELLLGDDESIKATMTARHDALFEVAFDDERTVLDILNAIGHMPLPPYIERPDEEADRELYQTVYSQKPGAVAAPTAGLHFDEPLLEKLRAKGVEMAFVTLHVGAGTFQPVRVDSIEDHIMHSEYAEVPQDVVDAVLAAKARGSRVVAVGTTSVRSLESAAQAAKNDLIEPFFGDTQIFIYPGYQYKVIDALVTNFHLPESTLIMLVSAFAGYQHTMNAYKSAVEQKYRFFSYGDAMFITYNPLALNERVGE